A single Silvibacterium dinghuense DNA region contains:
- a CDS encoding YkgJ family cysteine cluster protein: MPNDTQLVQIVADAFTDAARRSSSMSGSWLPCHLGCNQCCIGVFPISALDAQRLRDGITALEHDDPERAARVHERATRSRERLTPHFPGDPETGILREDDAANEAFEDFANDEPCPALDPATGGCDLYAARPMTCRIFGPPVRSAEGIGVCELCFVGAPQEDILAAELDTSWSPLEDELNAQAELDSGQHGSTLVAFVLAPRSHNSSSSL; the protein is encoded by the coding sequence ATGCCGAACGACACCCAACTCGTACAGATTGTCGCTGACGCATTCACCGACGCAGCACGCCGTTCCAGCTCCATGTCCGGTTCGTGGCTTCCATGCCATCTCGGATGCAACCAGTGCTGCATCGGAGTCTTTCCTATCAGCGCACTCGATGCCCAGCGGCTACGGGATGGAATCACCGCGCTCGAGCATGACGATCCGGAGCGCGCCGCCCGTGTTCATGAGCGTGCGACACGCTCGCGCGAGCGCCTCACGCCGCATTTTCCCGGAGATCCGGAGACCGGGATCCTGCGGGAAGACGACGCAGCAAATGAAGCGTTCGAAGACTTCGCCAACGACGAACCCTGTCCCGCTCTCGACCCTGCAACTGGCGGCTGCGACCTCTATGCGGCGCGCCCCATGACCTGCCGCATCTTCGGACCGCCCGTGCGCTCGGCCGAAGGCATCGGCGTCTGCGAGCTCTGCTTTGTTGGCGCCCCGCAGGAGGATATTCTTGCCGCCGAGCTCGACACCAGCTGGTCACCGCTTGAGGACGAGCTGAATGCACAGGCCGAGCTGGACAGCGGGCAGCATGGATCGACGCTGGTTGCGTTCGTCCTCGCACCCCGGTCGCATAATTCTTCTTCCTCTCTGTAA
- the hmgA gene encoding homogentisate 1,2-dioxygenase has translation MDRLRYQSGFGNEFASEAEAGALPQGQNSPQRSPLGLYTEQFSGTPFTAPRAVNRRTWTYRIRPSVTHKPYEPMQCGLLRSGPFDEIPTSPNQLRWNPLPIPEQPTDFVDGLVTLGGNGDPALQVGVAIHLYAANVSMVDRFFYDADGELLLVPQQGALRLHTELGVLAVEPGEIAVIPRGVKFRVVLDGPSRGYLCENYGLAFRLPELGPIGANGLANARDFLAPEAAYEDREGLFHIVSKFLGKLWQAEIDHSPLDVVAWHGNYTPYKYDLRLFNCINTVSFDHPDPSIYTVLTSPSHTPGTANVDFAIFPPRWMVAEHTFRPPWFHRNLMNEFMGLVFGQYDAKAEGFVPGGASLHNCMAGHGPDAETWERASAAELKPQYLDNTLAFMFETQMVVRPTKFAMETKILQHEYYECWQGLKKHFRAPQR, from the coding sequence ATGGATAGGCTTCGCTACCAATCGGGATTCGGGAACGAATTTGCCTCTGAGGCTGAGGCGGGCGCGCTGCCGCAGGGGCAGAATTCGCCGCAGCGGTCGCCGCTCGGGCTTTACACGGAGCAGTTCAGCGGTACTCCCTTTACTGCGCCGCGTGCTGTGAACCGGCGGACGTGGACCTATCGCATACGGCCATCGGTGACGCACAAGCCCTATGAGCCGATGCAGTGCGGGCTGCTGCGCAGCGGGCCGTTCGACGAGATACCGACTTCTCCCAATCAGCTTCGCTGGAATCCTCTGCCGATCCCCGAGCAGCCGACTGACTTCGTGGATGGGCTGGTCACGTTGGGAGGCAACGGCGATCCGGCGTTGCAGGTAGGTGTGGCGATTCACCTTTATGCGGCGAATGTCTCGATGGTAGATCGCTTCTTTTATGACGCCGATGGCGAGTTGCTTCTCGTTCCGCAACAGGGCGCGCTCAGGCTGCATACCGAGCTTGGCGTGCTCGCCGTCGAGCCCGGTGAAATTGCAGTCATTCCGCGGGGCGTGAAGTTCCGCGTTGTGCTCGATGGGCCGTCGCGTGGATACCTCTGCGAGAACTATGGTCTCGCATTCCGGTTGCCGGAGCTGGGGCCGATCGGTGCGAATGGTCTCGCGAATGCGCGGGATTTTCTCGCTCCTGAAGCCGCCTATGAGGATCGCGAAGGATTGTTTCACATCGTAAGTAAATTTCTCGGAAAGCTGTGGCAGGCGGAGATCGATCATTCGCCGCTGGATGTCGTCGCGTGGCACGGAAATTACACCCCGTATAAGTATGATCTGCGGCTCTTTAACTGCATCAATACGGTAAGCTTCGATCATCCTGATCCTTCGATTTACACGGTGCTCACCTCGCCTTCGCACACACCTGGAACCGCGAATGTGGATTTTGCCATCTTTCCTCCGCGCTGGATGGTCGCCGAGCATACCTTCCGTCCTCCGTGGTTCCATCGCAACCTGATGAATGAGTTCATGGGGCTCGTCTTTGGGCAGTACGACGCCAAGGCTGAAGGATTTGTGCCGGGAGGCGCAAGCCTGCACAACTGCATGGCCGGACATGGACCGGATGCCGAGACCTGGGAGCGCGCGTCTGCGGCAGAGTTGAAGCCGCAGTATCTCGACAACACACTGGCCTTCATGTTTGAGACGCAGATGGTGGTGCGGCCAACGAAATTCGCCATGGAGACGAAGATTCTGCAGCATGAATATTACGAATGCTGGCAGGGGCTGAAGAAGCACTTCCGGGCGCCGCAACGATGA
- a CDS encoding LacI family DNA-binding transcriptional regulator yields MPRRKQPTTATQNKEIPTNRPISLKILGEYLDLSPATISLVLNNAPGVRSIPQETRDRVLAAAKKFDYRPSFYARSLRRNQSFSVGVLVPELSDGYSTLVMSGIEEILIEEGYFYLAASHRRKSDLIEEYPRMLMDRSVEGFIAIDTALQHSLPIPVVAIANHRKIEGVTNISLDHRRAAELTLRHLYQLGHRHIAFMRGQTFSSDSDDRWRSLVAAAKELGIEIHPELTFQLQLNISSPELGYPVVQQLLHQKRPFTALVCFNDFAAIGAIRAFRDHNIRVPEDVSVVGFDDIQGAAFHNPSLTTIRQPLNSMGQTAARLLLQRIRGLKDYPEQVAIVPELIIRESTLPPNPRTLPRHG; encoded by the coding sequence ATGCCCAGGCGCAAGCAGCCAACCACGGCCACGCAAAACAAGGAAATCCCGACCAACCGGCCGATCAGCCTGAAGATTCTCGGCGAGTATCTCGATCTCTCCCCGGCTACCATCTCCCTGGTCCTCAATAACGCGCCCGGCGTCCGCTCCATTCCACAGGAGACGCGCGATCGCGTATTGGCCGCGGCGAAAAAATTCGACTACCGCCCCAGCTTCTATGCGCGCTCGCTGCGCCGCAACCAGAGCTTCTCCGTCGGCGTCCTGGTGCCTGAGCTGAGCGACGGCTACTCCACGCTGGTCATGAGCGGCATCGAAGAGATCCTCATCGAAGAGGGCTACTTTTACCTCGCCGCCAGCCATCGCCGTAAAAGCGATCTCATCGAAGAATATCCGCGCATGCTCATGGACCGCTCTGTCGAAGGCTTTATCGCCATCGATACGGCCCTCCAGCACAGCCTGCCGATTCCGGTCGTGGCCATCGCCAACCACCGCAAAATCGAGGGCGTAACCAACATCTCGCTCGATCATCGCCGCGCCGCCGAACTCACGCTCCGCCATCTCTACCAGCTCGGCCACCGGCACATCGCCTTCATGCGCGGCCAGACCTTCAGCTCCGACTCCGACGACCGCTGGCGCAGCCTGGTCGCCGCGGCCAAGGAGCTGGGCATCGAAATTCACCCCGAACTCACCTTCCAGCTGCAGCTCAATATCTCGTCGCCGGAGCTGGGCTATCCGGTCGTGCAACAGCTGCTGCATCAGAAGCGTCCCTTCACCGCGCTGGTCTGCTTCAACGACTTTGCCGCCATCGGCGCCATCCGCGCCTTCCGCGATCACAATATCCGCGTGCCCGAGGATGTCTCTGTCGTCGGCTTCGACGATATCCAGGGCGCAGCCTTCCATAATCCCAGCCTCACCACCATCCGCCAACCGCTGAATAGCATGGGCCAGACCGCTGCGCGCCTGCTGCTGCAGCGCATCCGCGGACTCAAAGACTATCCGGAGCAGGTCGCGATCGTTCCCGAGCTCATCATCCGCGAATCCACGCTTCCGCCGAATCCACGCACGCTTCCCCGCCACGGCTGA
- a CDS encoding MFS transporter, giving the protein MSSRKPVYRFESLPAAPFYAGLILSGLATVLLGPILPAISVRWNLTDAQSGALFTAQFIGAVLGSIVSSYRRRHSVVFGHMAIALGLAGLAINNYFAAFAALVIMGTGIGAAVTATNLIFGTEYPEMRGRLLTRTNLCWGLGAVSAPQFAAWAEHHGALRLFLLAIAMATFAVSLWLSPMLRGALSFRTRQNIPTRDNLTAPLFVLFSAILFLYVGGETAIAGWISTYMHRFAGLTVATSSLIVGIFWLSIVAGRLLAPILLRLMPEFALLIVSILAAILGLLPLLARHSLGFAIGSIVITGMGCASIFPLATSRLLARVGRSQRSGWIFAICGSGGAVLPWSMGMLSERSGSLRTAFLIPLGAMLAILTCALLERTLPESPPQTDFPQQ; this is encoded by the coding sequence ATGTCTTCTCGCAAGCCTGTCTATCGTTTTGAATCCCTGCCCGCAGCCCCGTTCTATGCCGGCCTTATTCTCAGCGGGCTCGCCACCGTGCTACTCGGCCCCATTCTGCCGGCCATCAGTGTCCGCTGGAATCTCACCGACGCACAGTCCGGAGCGCTCTTTACGGCGCAATTCATCGGCGCCGTTTTAGGCTCGATCGTCTCGTCCTATCGCCGCCGCCACAGTGTCGTCTTCGGCCACATGGCCATCGCCCTTGGACTGGCCGGCCTTGCCATCAACAACTACTTCGCAGCCTTCGCCGCGCTGGTCATCATGGGCACAGGCATCGGAGCTGCCGTCACAGCAACCAACCTCATCTTCGGCACAGAGTATCCGGAAATGCGCGGCCGCCTGCTTACGCGCACCAATCTCTGCTGGGGGCTCGGCGCTGTCTCCGCGCCGCAGTTCGCCGCCTGGGCCGAACACCATGGCGCGCTGCGTCTCTTCCTGCTGGCCATCGCGATGGCGACCTTTGCCGTATCGCTCTGGCTCTCGCCCATGCTGCGCGGCGCGCTCTCTTTCCGCACCCGGCAGAACATTCCCACTCGAGACAATCTGACCGCACCGCTCTTTGTGCTCTTCAGCGCCATCTTGTTTCTGTATGTTGGAGGAGAGACGGCCATCGCCGGATGGATCTCGACTTACATGCACCGCTTCGCAGGCCTCACCGTGGCTACATCCAGCCTCATCGTCGGCATCTTCTGGCTTTCCATCGTCGCCGGACGCCTTCTCGCTCCCATTTTGCTCCGCCTCATGCCGGAGTTCGCGCTGCTCATCGTGTCCATTCTCGCTGCCATCCTCGGACTGCTGCCGCTGCTTGCGCGTCACTCCCTGGGATTCGCCATCGGCTCGATCGTGATCACAGGCATGGGTTGCGCTTCTATCTTTCCTCTCGCAACTTCGCGGCTGCTGGCCCGCGTCGGCCGTTCCCAGCGCTCAGGATGGATCTTCGCCATCTGCGGCTCCGGCGGCGCTGTGCTGCCATGGTCCATGGGGATGCTCTCCGAGCGCTCCGGCTCGCTGCGCACTGCATTCCTGATCCCGCTCGGCGCAATGCTCGCCATCCTCACCTGCGCCCTGCTTGAGCGCACCCTTCCAGAATCGCCGCCCCAAACCGATTTTCCTCAGCAGTAA
- the fahA gene encoding fumarylacetoacetase has product MLAGAEEALPGAATMMRSWVESANTEETDFPLENLPLGVFTTGEEAARIGMAIGDRVLDLRGAARAGLFDTLDAEVRKSLEASVLNALMALGRDASRELRARVQELLADAAAQRFMSGLLHLQGAVQMCMPVVVGDYTDFYASIHHATRVGRMLRPDNPLPQSYKYLPIGYHGRASSLLASGAPIRRPWGQFRRSGEVAPCFAPTEALDYELEVGFFIGRGNLPGEPVAMADAEAHLFGACLLNDWSARDIQSWEYQPLGPFLGKNFATTISPWVVTMEALEPFRVPAPVRADGEPAVLPHLAGKENGRRGGIDLQLEVWLRTAQMRRNGQAAVQLSAANLRDLYWTPLQMLVHHTSNGCNLRAGDLFATGTVSGAEDGGRGCLLEITQRGTEPLLLPNGEQRLWLEDGDEVTLRGFCAAEGQRRIGFGACIGVVRGAGVFPLMV; this is encoded by the coding sequence ATGCTGGCAGGGGCTGAAGAAGCACTTCCGGGCGCCGCAACGATGATGCGCAGCTGGGTAGAAAGTGCGAACACGGAAGAGACGGATTTTCCGCTCGAGAACCTGCCGCTGGGTGTTTTTACTACAGGGGAAGAGGCGGCGCGGATCGGTATGGCGATTGGAGACCGCGTGCTCGATCTGCGCGGCGCTGCGAGAGCCGGGTTGTTCGATACTCTCGATGCGGAGGTGCGTAAGTCTCTCGAGGCCTCTGTCTTGAATGCGTTGATGGCATTAGGCCGGGATGCGAGTCGAGAATTGCGCGCACGCGTGCAGGAACTGCTGGCAGACGCCGCGGCACAGCGCTTCATGAGCGGGCTGCTGCATCTGCAAGGCGCAGTGCAGATGTGCATGCCTGTAGTGGTCGGAGATTACACCGACTTCTATGCCTCGATTCATCACGCGACGCGTGTGGGGCGTATGCTGCGGCCGGACAATCCGCTTCCTCAGAGTTACAAATATCTGCCGATTGGCTACCACGGCCGTGCATCGTCGCTGCTGGCGAGCGGAGCGCCGATCCGCAGGCCATGGGGACAGTTCCGCAGATCGGGGGAAGTGGCTCCGTGCTTTGCGCCCACGGAAGCGTTGGATTATGAGCTGGAGGTGGGATTTTTCATCGGCAGAGGTAATCTTCCTGGCGAGCCGGTAGCGATGGCGGATGCGGAAGCGCATCTCTTCGGGGCCTGCCTACTGAATGACTGGTCGGCGCGGGATATCCAATCATGGGAGTACCAGCCTCTGGGTCCGTTTCTAGGGAAGAATTTTGCGACGACCATCTCTCCATGGGTGGTGACGATGGAGGCACTCGAGCCATTTCGTGTGCCAGCTCCGGTGCGAGCGGATGGAGAGCCAGCTGTTTTGCCGCATCTTGCAGGGAAAGAGAATGGTCGGCGCGGTGGTATCGATCTGCAGCTTGAGGTGTGGCTGCGGACGGCGCAGATGCGGAGGAACGGTCAGGCTGCTGTGCAGCTGAGTGCGGCGAATCTGAGAGATTTGTACTGGACACCGTTACAGATGCTTGTCCATCACACCAGCAATGGCTGCAACCTGCGTGCCGGCGATTTGTTTGCGACTGGCACCGTTTCCGGCGCTGAGGATGGAGGCCGCGGATGCCTGCTCGAGATCACGCAACGCGGAACCGAGCCGCTGCTCCTGCCGAACGGCGAGCAGCGGCTGTGGCTTGAGGATGGCGATGAGGTGACGTTGCGAGGTTTCTGTGCCGCCGAAGGCCAGCGGAGGATTGGCTTCGGGGCCTGTATCGGCGTAGTGCGCGGCGCTGGAGTATTTCCTCTGATGGTGTAG
- a CDS encoding DUF692 domain-containing protein — translation MAANRFNGYTDYGVGIGLRVPHYNHILTRKPGVDWFEIISENYMVDGGRPLEVLDRILDQYKVVQHGVSMYFGSVTEPDPEHLKRLKTLVRRTKTPWLSDHLCWGSVDGRYTHDLLPMPYTWEAVRHTAERIRNVQDYLEIPVVVENVSSYAEYHISEMTEWEFLNEVVERADCGILLDVNNIYVSSQNHSFDPFTYVNAVPAERIAQIHIAGHSKFEKYILDTHDHPVLDPVWDLYARTIERAGPTATLLEWDDNIPSFDEVHAEALKANRYLQSAASASHTVIEEPELAGKAGAR, via the coding sequence ATGGCTGCAAATCGCTTCAACGGATATACCGATTACGGAGTCGGCATCGGGCTGCGCGTCCCGCACTACAATCACATCCTCACGCGCAAACCTGGCGTCGACTGGTTCGAGATCATCTCGGAGAACTACATGGTCGACGGCGGACGCCCGCTGGAAGTTCTCGATCGCATCCTCGATCAGTACAAGGTCGTCCAGCACGGCGTCTCCATGTACTTCGGCTCGGTCACCGAGCCGGACCCTGAGCACCTGAAGCGGCTCAAGACACTGGTGCGCCGCACGAAGACGCCGTGGCTCAGCGATCATCTCTGCTGGGGCTCAGTGGATGGCCGTTACACGCACGATCTGCTGCCGATGCCCTACACCTGGGAGGCCGTGCGCCATACCGCCGAGCGCATCCGGAATGTTCAGGACTATCTTGAAATCCCGGTCGTCGTCGAAAACGTTTCGAGCTATGCCGAATATCACATCTCTGAGATGACCGAGTGGGAGTTTCTCAATGAAGTTGTTGAGCGAGCGGACTGCGGCATCCTGCTCGACGTGAATAACATCTACGTCTCCTCGCAGAACCACAGCTTCGATCCGTTTACCTACGTAAATGCGGTGCCTGCCGAGCGCATTGCGCAGATCCACATCGCCGGCCATTCGAAGTTCGAGAAGTACATCCTCGACACGCATGACCACCCCGTGCTTGACCCGGTGTGGGATCTCTATGCGCGCACCATCGAGCGCGCCGGCCCCACAGCCACGCTGCTCGAATGGGATGACAACATTCCCAGCTTCGACGAAGTGCATGCAGAAGCGCTCAAGGCCAATCGTTATCTGCAGTCCGCGGCCTCGGCATCTCACACCGTCATTGAAGAGCCGGAGCTTGCAGGGAAAGCAGGCGCACGATGA
- a CDS encoding multicopper oxidase family protein, producing the protein MNRREFVKSTAMTAALAAAARLRAQQTADVTLEIAPLKLEIAPGKTISTLAYNGRVPGPLIRWPEGKAITMDVHNRTDIPEIVHWHGLWIPADQDGAMEEGSPMIAPGGERRYHFTPEPAGTRWYHTHTFAGHDLKRALYSGQFGCFYVEPKQEPGDYDQEVFLTLHDWNAYMGNGGDTSMDASYDYATINDRMLGHGEPIRVKQGQRVLFRIVNASATVTHWLGMAGHRMMVLSLDGNVVPVQKNIEALRLAPAERADVLIEMTRPGVWVLGETRDEVRRSGMGVVVEYAGASGEPQWIAPPEAVWDYAQFAHPQAEAAVPDHVLPLVFTSKFHGHGEFDSWMINGKSYPKTDTIMLEQGKRYRLQMVNKSMDDHPVHLHRHTFEVTSLDGRPMSGLRKDVVVVPGKSTAEIDFVAQNPGATLFHCHQQTHMDFGFMMLLRYS; encoded by the coding sequence ATGAACCGGCGTGAATTCGTGAAGAGCACAGCGATGACTGCGGCACTCGCGGCCGCGGCCAGATTGCGGGCGCAGCAGACGGCTGACGTAACGCTGGAAATTGCTCCTCTGAAACTGGAGATTGCTCCAGGCAAGACGATCTCTACCCTTGCCTATAACGGGCGCGTGCCCGGGCCGCTTATCCGCTGGCCAGAGGGAAAAGCGATCACCATGGACGTGCACAATCGCACGGATATCCCGGAGATTGTGCACTGGCATGGGCTATGGATTCCTGCCGATCAGGATGGCGCAATGGAGGAAGGATCGCCGATGATTGCGCCGGGCGGCGAGCGGCGTTACCACTTCACGCCGGAGCCGGCAGGCACGCGCTGGTATCACACACACACCTTTGCCGGGCACGATCTGAAGCGGGCACTCTACTCCGGTCAGTTCGGTTGCTTTTATGTCGAGCCGAAACAGGAGCCTGGCGATTATGACCAGGAGGTCTTTCTTACCCTGCATGATTGGAATGCCTACATGGGCAATGGCGGCGATACATCCATGGATGCTTCCTACGACTACGCGACGATCAATGACCGCATGCTTGGGCATGGGGAGCCGATCCGCGTAAAGCAGGGGCAGCGTGTGTTGTTTCGCATCGTGAACGCCAGCGCCACGGTCACGCACTGGCTGGGCATGGCTGGCCATCGCATGATGGTGCTCTCGCTTGACGGCAATGTGGTGCCGGTCCAGAAAAACATTGAGGCGCTGCGGCTGGCCCCGGCCGAGCGTGCCGATGTGCTGATCGAGATGACGAGGCCCGGCGTGTGGGTGCTGGGGGAGACGCGCGACGAGGTGCGCAGATCCGGCATGGGCGTGGTGGTGGAATATGCCGGTGCAAGCGGGGAGCCGCAATGGATCGCGCCGCCCGAGGCAGTGTGGGATTATGCGCAATTTGCCCATCCGCAGGCAGAAGCGGCTGTACCCGATCACGTATTGCCGCTGGTCTTTACCTCGAAGTTCCATGGTCACGGCGAATTCGATTCCTGGATGATCAATGGCAAGTCGTATCCGAAGACGGACACCATCATGCTGGAGCAGGGGAAGCGATATCGCTTGCAGATGGTGAATAAGAGCATGGACGATCATCCAGTGCATCTGCATCGCCATACTTTCGAGGTGACGAGCCTCGATGGCCGCCCGATGTCCGGTCTGCGCAAGGATGTGGTGGTGGTTCCGGGAAAGTCCACGGCGGAGATAGACTTCGTTGCCCAGAACCCGGGAGCCACACTTTTTCACTGCCATCAGCAGACGCACATGGACTTTGGCTTCATGATGCTTTTGCGATATTCCTGA
- a CDS encoding GNAT family N-acetyltransferase: MSDSKTTTVTRKRFEYEEEGHIAYMEFDTDDHGWLTLWHTEVPEALRGRGIAGILARSAFDHARENSLRVDVICPAAAAFVKKNPEYHNLVGKKS; encoded by the coding sequence ATGTCCGACAGCAAAACCACCACCGTCACGCGGAAACGATTCGAGTACGAAGAAGAAGGCCACATCGCCTACATGGAGTTCGACACCGACGACCACGGCTGGCTCACTCTGTGGCACACCGAGGTGCCCGAAGCCCTGCGTGGCCGCGGCATCGCCGGAATTCTCGCCCGCAGCGCCTTCGATCATGCACGGGAAAACAGCCTGCGTGTGGACGTCATCTGCCCGGCAGCGGCTGCTTTCGTCAAAAAGAATCCCGAGTACCACAACCTGGTCGGCAAAAAGAGCTAA
- a CDS encoding GH1 family beta-glucosidase, whose protein sequence is MINRRTFLNYSATLAGGAAFSRFSHALPLASTGAEPPVIDVAGARFPEGFHWGTATASYQVEGAWKEDGKSPSIWDTFAHTTGKIKGSDNGDIACDSYHRYKEDIAIMKQLHQKSCRFSVSWPRIQPNGSGAANQKGIDFYSRYVDELLAAGIRPMCTVFHWDLPQALEDQGGWPKRDLYKRFTDYASILTKALGDRVTTWAIFNEPWVFTYLGYGSGVHAPGRRNFDDFLKAAHTVNLAQGEAFRAMKAISPKAQIGSAFSMAPVEPATDSAADHAAAERFHAINNVYFLYTAKHGKYPDAFVGEAPYEVMGFQEGDGKLMQAPLDWVGINYYNRRIVSDAGKGGNPYTHYNEWMPAEGPITYNGWEVWPRGIYDIVTRISKEYDRPIIEITENGCAYSDGPLPEDSAKVPDARRIEFYKGHLAELARAIKDGADVRGYHAWSLLDNYEWAEGYSQRFGLVYVDFRDQRRTIKDSGHWYGRVAATSRLEA, encoded by the coding sequence TTGATCAATCGCCGCACCTTTTTGAATTACTCCGCCACACTCGCCGGCGGAGCTGCCTTCTCGCGCTTCTCTCATGCCCTGCCTCTGGCTTCCACCGGAGCCGAACCACCAGTCATTGATGTCGCCGGAGCCCGCTTTCCCGAGGGCTTCCACTGGGGCACGGCCACGGCCTCCTACCAGGTCGAAGGCGCATGGAAAGAAGACGGCAAGAGCCCATCCATCTGGGACACCTTCGCCCACACCACCGGCAAGATTAAAGGAAGCGACAACGGCGACATCGCCTGCGACTCCTACCATCGCTACAAGGAAGACATCGCCATCATGAAGCAGCTCCACCAGAAGAGCTGCCGCTTCTCCGTCTCCTGGCCCCGTATTCAGCCCAATGGCTCCGGTGCGGCCAATCAGAAAGGCATCGACTTCTACAGCCGCTATGTCGATGAGCTTCTGGCAGCTGGTATCCGCCCCATGTGCACCGTCTTTCACTGGGATCTGCCACAGGCTCTTGAAGATCAGGGTGGCTGGCCGAAGCGCGATCTCTACAAGCGCTTTACGGACTACGCTTCCATTCTCACTAAGGCGCTCGGCGACCGCGTCACCACCTGGGCCATCTTCAACGAGCCGTGGGTCTTCACATATCTCGGTTATGGCAGCGGTGTGCATGCGCCCGGCCGTAGAAACTTCGACGACTTCCTCAAGGCTGCGCATACCGTCAACCTCGCGCAGGGTGAGGCCTTCCGTGCAATGAAAGCAATCTCTCCGAAGGCACAGATCGGTTCAGCCTTCAGCATGGCTCCCGTGGAACCAGCTACGGACAGCGCAGCAGACCACGCCGCGGCAGAGCGCTTCCACGCCATCAATAACGTCTACTTCCTCTACACCGCGAAGCACGGAAAATACCCCGATGCCTTCGTCGGAGAAGCGCCCTACGAAGTGATGGGCTTCCAGGAAGGCGACGGCAAACTCATGCAGGCGCCGCTCGACTGGGTCGGCATCAACTATTACAACCGCCGCATCGTCTCCGACGCCGGCAAGGGCGGCAACCCTTACACGCACTACAACGAGTGGATGCCGGCCGAAGGCCCCATCACGTACAACGGATGGGAGGTATGGCCGCGCGGGATCTACGACATCGTTACGCGCATCTCGAAAGAGTACGACCGCCCCATCATCGAGATCACGGAAAACGGCTGCGCCTACTCCGACGGCCCTCTGCCCGAGGACTCGGCGAAGGTTCCCGATGCACGCCGCATCGAGTTCTATAAGGGGCATCTCGCAGAGTTGGCTCGCGCCATCAAGGATGGAGCCGACGTGCGCGGCTACCATGCCTGGAGCCTGCTCGATAACTACGAGTGGGCCGAGGGCTACAGCCAGCGCTTCGGTCTGGTCTATGTGGATTTCCGCGATCAGCGCCGCACCATCAAGGACTCCGGTCACTGGTATGGCCGCGTCGCAGCAACCAGCCGCCTCGAGGCCTGA
- a CDS encoding NAD-dependent deacylase, with translation MVNVEEIGPVEIGEEDRLFVLTGAGVSAESGLPTFRDNGGLWNGYLVEDVATPEAWHEDAEQVWRFYAMRRRDALSARPNAAHTALARLEQRLGDRFYLCTQNVDDLHERAGSKRVVHMHGELFRSRCERACGRGDFFDEGIYTAAAEIPRCTCGGRIRPHIVWFGETPLFMDEIYAEIERCTMLLVAGSSGAVYPAAGFVQWARRRGLRTFYVGPELPLNASQFTERVMANAGEALPRLFP, from the coding sequence ATGGTCAACGTGGAAGAGATCGGGCCGGTTGAGATTGGAGAAGAGGACCGGCTGTTCGTACTTACAGGCGCGGGCGTGAGCGCCGAGAGCGGGCTGCCGACATTTCGCGATAATGGCGGGCTTTGGAATGGCTATCTTGTAGAAGATGTGGCCACGCCTGAAGCCTGGCATGAGGATGCGGAACAAGTGTGGCGCTTTTATGCCATGCGCCGCCGGGATGCGCTGAGCGCCAGGCCGAATGCGGCGCACACTGCGCTGGCCCGGCTCGAGCAGCGACTCGGGGACCGGTTCTATCTCTGCACGCAGAATGTGGACGACCTGCATGAGCGCGCCGGCTCAAAGCGGGTGGTGCACATGCACGGCGAACTTTTTCGTTCGCGCTGCGAGCGGGCATGCGGCCGGGGCGACTTCTTCGATGAAGGCATCTATACGGCAGCCGCGGAGATTCCTCGCTGTACCTGTGGCGGCCGTATCCGGCCGCACATTGTGTGGTTCGGAGAGACGCCGCTCTTCATGGATGAAATCTATGCCGAGATCGAGCGCTGTACCATGCTGCTCGTGGCTGGTTCTTCGGGAGCGGTATATCCGGCTGCGGGATTTGTGCAGTGGGCGCGGCGGCGTGGATTGCGGACGTTCTATGTGGGGCCGGAGCTGCCGCTGAACGCGAGTCAGTTCACCGAGCGGGTTATGGCCAACGCGGGTGAGGCTCTGCCTCGATTGTTCCCGTAG